The Acidobacteriota bacterium region GGCTACGCCGGTTGAGTTCTCGGTCGCGCTGGGATTTTTCGATTCGGCAAGCGTCGTCTGTTACATTTGCACGAATTGCGGTTACGTCGAGTTGTTCGTCGAGGACAAAACGAAATTGCCCCGAATCGCGGAAAAGTATCCAAAGGTTTTGAAATAAGTGAAGTAGTCGATCAAGGAAAAAGTAAAGATGTTGTTGGAAATCAAAGATCTGCATGCAGGTATCGAAGGAAAGGAGATTCTCAAAGGTCTCAACCTTCGCGTCAACAAGGGCGAGGTTCACGCCATTATGGGGCCGAACGGCTCGGGGAAATCGACCCTGTCGAAAGTTCTGGCGGGCCATCCGAGTTACGAAGTTATTTCGGGAGAGGTCATTTACGAAGGGCAAAATTTCCTCGAGTTTGAACCGGACGAACGGGCGCGGATGGGTCTGTTCCTGGCGTTTCAGTATCCGGTCGAAGTTCCCGGCGTTTCAAACTCGCAGTTTTTGCGTCTCGCGTACAACGAGAAAATGAAGCATCTCGGCGAAGAAGAGCTCGATCCGCTCGAATTCAACGATTATCTCAAGGAAAAGGCGAAGATCGTTGAGATGGATCCGTCGTTTTTCAAGCGCTCGGTCAACGAGGGTTTTTCGGGCGGCGAGAAGAAGCGCAACGAGATCCTGCAGATGGCGGTGCTCGAACCGAAGCTCGCAGTTCTTGACGAAACCGATTCCGGACTCGACATCGACGCGCTCCGGATCGTCGCCGAGGGCGTCAACAAACTGCGCAGTTCGGAAAACGGGATCATTCTCGTGACGCACTATCAACGGCTCTTGAATTATATCCAGCCTGATTTCGTACACGTCCTCGCCGGCGGCAAGATCGTCAAGGAAGGCGGCAAAGAGCTCGCGCTCGAACTCGAGGAAAAAGGCTACGACTGGGTCAAGACAGTGAGCAGTGAGCGGTGAGCTGTGAGCGGTGAGCGGTGAGCTGAGTGGTCGGATCGTAATAGCGTAGAGCCGTTCAACGACGGCGGAGTTAGATTGATGACAGCAAGTGCAGTGACAGAAACAATTTATACACAGGATTTTCTAAAATTCATCGGGGACGCGGGCGATGCGTTGGCTGAACTTCGGCGCACCGCGTTCGAACTTTTTTCGGCTGTAGGCTTTCCGACGCCGAAGGACGAAGAGT contains the following coding sequences:
- the sufC gene encoding Fe-S cluster assembly ATPase SufC; translated protein: MLLEIKDLHAGIEGKEILKGLNLRVNKGEVHAIMGPNGSGKSTLSKVLAGHPSYEVISGEVIYEGQNFLEFEPDERARMGLFLAFQYPVEVPGVSNSQFLRLAYNEKMKHLGEEELDPLEFNDYLKEKAKIVEMDPSFFKRSVNEGFSGGEKKRNEILQMAVLEPKLAVLDETDSGLDIDALRIVAEGVNKLRSSENGIILVTHYQRLLNYIQPDFVHVLAGGKIVKEGGKELALELEEKGYDWVKTVSSER